Within the Thermostichus vulcanus str. 'Rupite' genome, the region CATCAAAATCGGATAGGGGGGGCAATTCCGGCGCAAAAAACGTATTGGGGTAATAGCGAGTTGAAGAAGACTCTAAGATCAGCCAACTGGCAACAATGCTGGATTGGCTCTGCTGCAAAGCCTGCAACAACGGATCCAAATGGGAAATGGCGTTTAGCTCCTGGGTAATCTCAGGGGTAATCTCATCAGCAGCCGAGAAAAAAACAGAGACTGGATCTGCGGCGGTGTTGATCCAGCGGCGGTTGGGGTAGAGGGTCAGAGTTTCTTGGGGGTTGTAATTTTGCTGCCCGTAAAAGGTTTGCTCCTCAAGGTACACAGCCGCCTGTTGCGCGATCAGGCTAGCGGCGGCCCCCACCTGAGCAAAGATGGCGTTGTAATGGGCGGCTTGCTCCTCGGTAATGCGAGTCAGGGCAGCATCCACCTGCGTGCGAAGGGTGGTTTCGTTCTCGGAAGCGGCAAATTCCCCCAGCTCCTGAATACGTTTCGAAGAGAGTTGAATCAAGGCCAGCACGGAGGCGGAAGACACCACTGTCACCACCAACGAGATCCGTAGCCCAATCCGGGAGCGTAACCAGCCAAACATCGACCTATCCCCGCAAGCCCAACAATTCCGCCGCTTTGGTTGTCAGCATATCCGGGTCAAAGGGTTTGGTGATGTAAAGATCTGCCCCCACCTCTTGCCCCCGTTGCTTGTCAAATTCCTGTCCTTTGGCCGTGAGCATAATAATAATGGTGTGCTGAAGCTCGGGATCCTGTTTCACCTGTTGGCAGACATCAAAACCGTTCAAACGGGGCATCATCACATCCAAAAACACGATTTGGGGTCGTTCTGTGCGGATCAACTCCAGTGCTTCTTCCCCATTGGCTGCCAGGATCAGCTCCACCCCCTCCGCCTCCAATTCCTCCAAAGTTTGTTCCAGCAACAGACGAATGTGAGGCTCATCGTCAACGATCAAGATCTTGTTGGACATGGATCGGCGGCAGGGGAAACTTTCCGTTATTGTAGGGATCCCGTTGCGCAGATGGGGTGTATCTTGACCAGATGCCAGAATCTTTTAACCCAGGTTTACCTTTTCCGGGGCTCACCTCCAGCCAGGGAAAATCCACTACACTAATGTGAGTCAAGCTGCATCCCTGCGCTCTGCTCCTCCAAGCTGACTCCTACCGCACCTTATGTCTTCCGTAAACCAAACTCTGCCTATCCAGTGGATCGACGCGGATTCGGGAGAGGTTTTGGAAGAATCTCCTTGGCAAGTCAGCCCTCATCCCGGTACTTATGTTCAACTGGCAGGGCAGCACTACTTAGTGTTGGAAAAACGCCATTCCTACCAATTGCGTCAGGGGAAATATTGCCTCTATGGGATCCGGGCTGTGGTTCGTGCCGTCGCTACACCGACAGAAGAGGGGGGCATTCTCGGGGATCCCTCTTGCCAATTTAATGCTCGTTCGCCACTGCTGCGTTGTGCGGTTAATCCCTTGGGGCCTTGTCAGGGGTGCCCCCACTATCGCCTAGCAGTATGAATCCATTCGAGCCAATCAAGCAAATCGATGGCCCAATTGCATCGGATCATGAACTGTAATCTTCTTCTTGTGGATTGAAATATATTTTTTCTTGCGCAGCTCCCCGAGAAGACGGGTAATCGTCACCCGAGTTGAGCCAATCGCTTCAGCAATCGCCTGGTGAGACAGTCTCAGATCGATTGTGACGCCATCCGGGCTGGGCACACCAAAATCCCGACAGAGGATCAACAGAAAGCTGACCAAACGGGATCCCATATCCCGGTGAGCCAGAGTCTCGATCATCATCTCCGTTTGCAAAATGCGCGAAGATAAGCTCTTGAGCAACAGCATCGAAAGCTCAGCATTCTCCCGCAAAGATTTTTCCACCTGTTCAATCGGCAAAGAGAGTAGCTCAGCCTGGGTAAAGGCAACCGAGTGATAAAAGCGATCGGAACGCTGACCTGTGATAAACGAGAGCACCCCAAAAATGCTGTTTTCGCGCAGGAGGGCGACGGTAATTTCTTCCCCCATCTCGTAAACCCGCGAGAGCTTGACGGCCCCTTTCACCAGAAAGTAAACTCGCTCCGCCGGATCCCCTGGGAAAAAGATCGTTTTACCCCGCTCAAACGTTTCGATCACAGGCGGGTACTGATGTCCCCCCAACTGTTTGAAGGCTGTGATCAGAGATTTTTCCGCTACGGCCACCGCCATACTCATCAACCTTTTGAGGTCAGTGTATACCTAAGACCAGCCAAGAGGCCCTGGATTGAGTCACAATCCTATTGACCTCAGAAGTCATCACGACGGCAGGAAGTCATCCTAAAGTAAAAGGTTCTGCCTGGATATCTTTGTAGCGGGAGTTACATTTTCAGGTTTCGTTCATGCCTCAGCAAGGGATCCCTGACAAAAGGTAGGCAGTAGGATGGGAAGCATTGCCGTCAGAGGCACTGTGCTAGCTCCGTATAGATCCTGACACATTGGAAAACGCCCATGGTGATCTCGGAGGCCGTTGTTGCCGCCCCCCTTCAGCTCAGTCGTCAACACTTCACGGTACGGATGCCGGAGCCGGCCAATCACTTGTTTGAGGTGGAACTGCAGATTCGAGAGGTGCAGCCGGAGGTTCCGTTGTTGCTGCGCATGCCTGTCTGGACGCCGGGATCCTATCTGGTGCGGGAATATGCCCGGCATCTCCAGGATTTTCAGGTGGAAGATGAGGAAGGGATCCCTTTGCCTTGGCGCAAGGTGAATAAAAATACCTGGCAAGTTCAGCCCCGATCCGACCATACCCAGACGGTGACTATTCGCTACCGGGTCTATGCCTATGAGCTGACGGTACGTACCAATCATCTGGATCTCACCCACGGGTATTTTAACGGGGCGGCTCTTTTCCTTTATGTGCCAGGGCGGGAGCAGGAACCCCATCTACTGACAGTGATCCCGCCCAAGCCCGATTGGCGGATTGCCACCAGTTTGCGGCCCTGTCAGGTTACGGGTGGATCAGAAGGAGCAGTACCTGGCCAGTCTTTTGTGGCGGCAGATTACGACGAGCTGGTGGATAGCCCGGTGGAGGTGGGCCTGCATCGGCTGGAAACATTTGAGGTGGAAGGGATCCCCCATTACTTTGTGGTTTGGGGAGAGGGAAATCTGGATTTGGCCCGAGCAGTGGCAGATACCCGGCAGATTGTGGCGACGGCAGCCCGTTTTTTCGGGGGATTGCCCTACGACCGTTATTGGTTCATTGTGCATCTGTCGGCGGCAGGGTTTGGTGGCCTTGAACACAAGTACAGCACCACCCTCAATTACTCCCGGTTAGACTTTCATCAACCGGAGAGCTATCGGCGCTTTTTGTCCTTGGTGGCGCATGAATTTTTTCATACCTGGAATGTGAAACGCTTACGTCCTCTTGCCCTGGAGCGCTTCGATTACAATCAAGAAAATTACCTGGAGTGTCTCTGGTTTTGTGAAGGGGCGACGAGCTACTACGAAAGCATCCTGTTGCGCAGAGCCGGCCTTCTTTCCCCCACCGATTTCTTGAAAACCCTAGCCGAGCAAATTGGGCGGCTGCAGCGGATCCCTGGGCGTGCGGTGCAATCCTTAACCGAGTCCAGTTTCGATACCTGGATCAAACTCTATCGCCCCCACGAAAACAGCCTTAACAGCCAGGTGTCCTATTACCTGAAGGGCGCGCTCGTGTGTTGGCTGCTGGATCTACAGATCCGCCATCGATCCGGTGGGCAGGGATCCTTGGATACTGCGATGCAAGACCTGTGGCAGCAGTTTGGCAAGGTGGAGAAGGGGTATAGCGAGCGTCAGTTGCGAGAGACCTTTGAGAGGGCAGCCGGTGCGGATTTGAGTGAGTTTTTCAGAGCTTATGTAGATGGCACCGAGGAGCTGGACTACAACACCGAACTACAGCCGTTCGGTCTGGGTTTGAAGACTGCCTTCAGCCATCCCAACCCCAGTCCCTATTTGGGCCTGAACTTTAATGGCGAGGGGAATCGCATCAGCTCGGTGGATATGGGATCCCCGGC harbors:
- a CDS encoding response regulator transcription factor — encoded protein: MSNKILIVDDEPHIRLLLEQTLEELEAEGVELILAANGEEALELIRTERPQIVFLDVMMPRLNGFDVCQQVKQDPELQHTIIIMLTAKGQEFDKQRGQEVGADLYITKPFDPDMLTTKAAELLGLRG
- a CDS encoding DUF6464 family protein, giving the protein MEESPWQVSPHPGTYVQLAGQHYLVLEKRHSYQLRQGKYCLYGIRAVVRAVATPTEEGGILGDPSCQFNARSPLLRCAVNPLGPCQGCPHYRLAV
- the ntcA gene encoding global nitrogen regulator NtcA, whose protein sequence is MAVAVAEKSLITAFKQLGGHQYPPVIETFERGKTIFFPGDPAERVYFLVKGAVKLSRVYEMGEEITVALLRENSIFGVLSFITGQRSDRFYHSVAFTQAELLSLPIEQVEKSLRENAELSMLLLKSLSSRILQTEMMIETLAHRDMGSRLVSFLLILCRDFGVPSPDGVTIDLRLSHQAIAEAIGSTRVTITRLLGELRKKKYISIHKKKITVHDPMQLGHRFA
- a CDS encoding M61 family metallopeptidase, producing MVISEAVVAAPLQLSRQHFTVRMPEPANHLFEVELQIREVQPEVPLLLRMPVWTPGSYLVREYARHLQDFQVEDEEGIPLPWRKVNKNTWQVQPRSDHTQTVTIRYRVYAYELTVRTNHLDLTHGYFNGAALFLYVPGREQEPHLLTVIPPKPDWRIATSLRPCQVTGGSEGAVPGQSFVAADYDELVDSPVEVGLHRLETFEVEGIPHYFVVWGEGNLDLARAVADTRQIVATAARFFGGLPYDRYWFIVHLSAAGFGGLEHKYSTTLNYSRLDFHQPESYRRFLSLVAHEFFHTWNVKRLRPLALERFDYNQENYLECLWFCEGATSYYESILLRRAGLLSPTDFLKTLAEQIGRLQRIPGRAVQSLTESSFDTWIKLYRPHENSLNSQVSYYLKGALVCWLLDLQIRHRSGGQGSLDTAMQDLWQQFGKVEKGYSERQLRETFERAAGADLSEFFRAYVDGTEELDYNTELQPFGLGLKTAFSHPNPSPYLGLNFNGEGNRISSVDMGSPAQQVGIWAGDELVAVEGFKVSATQLPDRLRAYQPHQVICLSVFQAEQLKHFWIPLDPPRPDVYSLEALPNLTPEQQRLQREWLGALLGP